In the Pseudanabaena sp. PCC 7367 genome, one interval contains:
- a CDS encoding ATP-binding protein, whose protein sequence is MVVAKSIRQQAILEAYQEIFPIRTPGAIQPYGVLIAIDPFTLTINYVSQNTRKYLGLEAKKLLGQPLDFLLSDQQIEILRNCLVKYPDRLNSLQLTLAYGDQSRCFDAFIHQAPVAIFLELELSDSTSATTFLEFHHWIQDILLRMQQASHLPDFLNMVAEDIRALTGFDRVMIYRFDRDAAGIVEAESKISDMPSYLGLNFPSIDIPPSARELFQHNPWRMIPNVDDAPVPLIAAAHLAEAPPLDLGYATLRQISPCHIEYLKNMGIMATMTMPLIKDRQLWGLIACHHKTPKQVSSQIRTACTFLGQVMCLELTGKVNYGKLDYQKKLQTVLAQLIETVSQSHNFPIALLASDPQLLELTGAKGAAVCLGDDISLIGITPNQQQVQDLIDDIATRIEDNIFYTDVLAEHYPSAMDFKAAASGLILLQISRVNRYYLLWFRPEVIQTVKWAGDPEDAITDTPDRDLVIGPRKSFAIWQETVQHCSLPWQDCEIEAALELRSSLVGIALKKADELAEINLELQRSNQELDSFAYAASHDLQEPLRGIYNYTELVLHDAADNLDPEVVERLTSVMGLTQRMQTLIDTLLHFSRLGHAELQLQSTDLNAIIDRVVKTLRVSRPEETFEVNIPERLPTIQADPTLIEEIFNNLISNALKYNDQAQKELEISYLTPGHPDYEAVTAAVDLPTTKPPVFYIKDNGIGIRDRHRTTIFNLFKRLHGRDKYGGGAGAGLTITKKIVERHGGQIWLNSTYGRGSTFYFTLGV, encoded by the coding sequence ATGGTAGTTGCAAAATCTATTAGGCAGCAAGCAATTTTAGAAGCCTATCAAGAAATTTTTCCGATCCGTACTCCGGGAGCGATTCAACCCTATGGTGTTTTAATTGCGATCGATCCGTTTACATTAACCATTAACTACGTCAGTCAGAATACCCGCAAGTATCTGGGGCTTGAAGCCAAAAAGTTACTGGGCCAACCCCTCGATTTTCTATTATCTGACCAGCAAATAGAGATCTTAAGGAATTGCCTGGTCAAATATCCCGATCGCCTCAATTCCCTGCAATTAACCCTTGCCTATGGTGATCAATCTCGCTGTTTTGATGCTTTTATTCACCAGGCTCCGGTGGCTATTTTCTTAGAGCTAGAACTAAGTGACTCCACCTCAGCAACTACCTTCCTTGAATTTCACCATTGGATCCAAGATATTTTGTTGCGGATGCAGCAGGCAAGCCATCTACCGGACTTTTTGAATATGGTGGCAGAAGACATTCGTGCCCTCACTGGTTTCGATCGGGTGATGATTTATCGATTCGATCGTGATGCGGCAGGTATCGTTGAAGCCGAGAGTAAAATTAGCGACATGCCAAGCTACCTGGGGTTGAATTTCCCCAGCATTGATATTCCGCCATCAGCCCGTGAACTATTTCAGCATAATCCCTGGCGGATGATTCCGAATGTGGATGATGCACCAGTACCTCTGATCGCCGCTGCTCATTTAGCCGAAGCCCCACCGCTAGATCTAGGCTATGCCACCCTGAGGCAAATCTCACCCTGCCATATTGAATACCTGAAGAACATGGGCATAATGGCCACCATGACAATGCCATTAATTAAAGATCGGCAACTGTGGGGTCTCATTGCCTGCCACCACAAAACGCCTAAACAAGTTTCTTCTCAGATTCGCACCGCCTGTACATTCCTAGGGCAGGTGATGTGTTTGGAATTAACTGGCAAGGTTAATTATGGCAAGCTAGATTATCAGAAAAAACTGCAAACCGTGCTAGCCCAATTGATTGAAACGGTGTCTCAATCGCATAATTTCCCGATCGCATTATTGGCATCAGACCCACAACTCCTGGAACTGACCGGGGCAAAGGGGGCGGCCGTGTGCCTGGGAGATGATATTAGTTTAATTGGGATAACCCCCAACCAACAGCAGGTACAGGACTTGATCGATGATATTGCCACCAGGATTGAAGACAATATTTTTTATACCGATGTCTTAGCGGAGCATTACCCATCGGCGATGGACTTCAAAGCGGCGGCTAGTGGTTTAATCCTCTTACAAATTTCCCGCGTAAATCGCTATTACCTGCTGTGGTTTCGCCCTGAGGTGATTCAAACGGTTAAATGGGCAGGTGATCCCGAAGATGCAATCACAGATACGCCCGATCGTGACTTGGTAATAGGGCCACGTAAATCCTTTGCCATCTGGCAAGAAACCGTTCAGCATTGCTCCCTACCCTGGCAAGACTGTGAAATTGAGGCAGCTTTAGAACTGCGCAGCTCATTGGTGGGGATTGCACTCAAGAAAGCAGACGAGCTAGCAGAGATTAATCTAGAGTTACAGCGGAGTAATCAAGAGCTGGATTCCTTTGCCTATGCTGCATCCCACGATCTCCAGGAACCGCTGCGCGGTATTTATAACTATACTGAGCTGGTTTTGCATGATGCTGCGGATAACTTAGATCCTGAAGTGGTAGAAAGGCTAACGTCTGTAATGGGCTTGACCCAGCGGATGCAGACCCTCATCGATACGCTTTTGCACTTTTCACGCTTGGGGCATGCTGAGCTACAACTACAGTCCACGGATCTAAATGCCATCATCGATCGCGTGGTTAAAACATTGCGAGTGAGTCGCCCTGAAGAAACCTTTGAGGTTAACATCCCTGAGCGATTGCCCACGATCCAGGCCGATCCGACGTTAATCGAAGAAATATTCAATAATCTGATTAGTAATGCCTTGAAATATAACGATCAAGCCCAGAAGGAGCTCGAAATTTCCTACCTAACCCCAGGGCACCCCGACTATGAGGCTGTAACTGCAGCCGTGGATCTACCCACCACCAAACCGCCAGTTTTTTATATAAAAGATAATGGCATTGGCATTCGCGATCGCCATAGGACAACAATTTTCAACTTATTTAAACGACTTCATGGTCGTGATAAATATGGTGGTGGAGCAGGTGCAGGGCTCACCATTACAAAAAAAATTGTTGAACGTCATGGGGGACAAATTTGGCTAAATAGTACTTACGGTAGGGGATCAACATTTTATTTTACGCTAGGAGTATAA